A DNA window from Pedomonas mirosovicensis contains the following coding sequences:
- a CDS encoding S24 family peptidase has product MLGRNPTYIQQFVKRGVPRKLAEDDRRRLAAHFGVSEQELGGPPGPIGRAVHNEPQLVRDSRDYVLVPHLTPDGQITPTDATPASGPESALAFQAQWAKSIASDGVEALSVLRIEGDSMYPTLTEGDHILVDTADRRLRDGVFVLRTDESILIRRLSVNPTTKRVRVSCDNASYSSWEDCPSESLDILGRVVWVGRRL; this is encoded by the coding sequence ATGTTGGGGCGCAATCCCACCTACATTCAGCAGTTCGTCAAGCGTGGCGTGCCCCGCAAGCTGGCGGAGGACGACCGGCGCAGGCTTGCGGCCCATTTCGGCGTGTCGGAGCAGGAGCTGGGCGGCCCTCCGGGCCCCATTGGCCGCGCCGTTCACAACGAGCCGCAGCTGGTGCGTGATTCGCGCGACTATGTGCTTGTGCCGCATCTGACGCCCGATGGTCAGATCACGCCCACCGACGCCACCCCGGCCAGCGGGCCGGAGAGCGCCCTTGCCTTCCAGGCGCAATGGGCCAAGTCCATCGCCTCGGATGGCGTCGAGGCGCTGTCGGTCCTGCGGATCGAGGGGGATTCCATGTACCCCACCCTGACGGAGGGGGACCACATTCTCGTCGACACGGCGGACCGTCGCCTGCGCGATGGCGTGTTCGTGCTCAGGACGGACGAGTCGATCCTCATTCGCCGCCTGTCCGTCAACCCGACCACCAAGCGGGTGCGGGTCAGTTGCGACAACGCGAGCTATTCATCGTGGGAGGATTGCCCGTCCGAGTCGCTGGATATCCTCGGCCGGGTCGTCTGGGTGGGCCGCCGCCTTTAG
- the aroQ gene encoding type II 3-dehydroquinate dehydratase — protein MVDSHTRRVLVLNGPNLNLLGTREPGVYGSATLADIEAMVEKRAKELGLSVTFRQSNHEGQLIDWLHEAREACTGVIFNPGACTHTSVALYDAIKAIALPVIEVHLSNPHAREPFRHRSFVSPVAKGVIQGFGPYGYILALEAAAQF, from the coding sequence ATGGTCGATAGCCACACCCGGCGGGTGCTCGTTCTGAACGGCCCCAATCTCAACCTGCTCGGCACCCGCGAACCGGGGGTCTATGGCTCGGCGACGCTCGCCGACATAGAGGCGATGGTTGAGAAGCGGGCCAAGGAACTGGGCCTTTCGGTGACGTTCCGGCAATCGAACCATGAGGGGCAGCTGATCGACTGGCTGCACGAGGCGCGGGAGGCCTGCACGGGCGTTATTTTCAACCCCGGCGCCTGCACCCACACCTCCGTGGCGCTTTACGATGCCATCAAGGCCATTGCCTTACCGGTCATTGAGGTGCATTTGTCGAACCCACATGCACGCGAGCCGTTCCGTCACCGGTCATTCGTCTCACCGGTGGCGAAGGGCGTTATCCAGGGATTTGGACCTTACGGATATATCTTGGCGCTTGAAGCGGCCGCGCAATTCTGA
- a CDS encoding sensor domain-containing protein: MAQVSARPGDSVLHALSSHFGEVQPILDALPIGIQVYQMNPDGQIVCRMANKAFERMFDMRRHAALGMHCEALLSIGTDTKAVRHLRTCFETGKVITFDWQYREAPHDRHFFLEFHPIATAGNKVTQVLASFTDRTREKAADRQRQHLETHDSLTGLPNRVLFADHVEQAVSSAERTLGKETALLIINVDRFKLINESMGHVSGDELLIAIGRRLLTCSRPDDTVARLASDEFAILMREIEDLDEALTVAARIHSEMSTVFLVSNQELFTSISIGIASTRTSGCDADTLLRDADFAMHQAKSRGGAHTEVYHDDLHRRARSLFRLENDLRKAVDREELELHYQPLIDLQSGSLMGFEALARWKHKDRGYVSPAEFIPLAEETGLIIPIGRWALGEACRQLSEWRTRFGPAADHLTMGVNVSGIQFARDNLAKVVTDALARAELPGDRLKLEITESALVENPDLANQVLRQLKDLNICLALDDFGTGYSSLSYLQRFPIDVLKIDRSFITDMLAVQDNYKIVNVILTLARNLGKETVAEGIETTELADTLRSLGCQQGQGFLFARGLSAIESTDFVRASFQLSPAR; encoded by the coding sequence TTGGCGCAAGTCAGTGCAAGACCCGGCGATTCGGTTCTGCACGCCCTATCCTCGCATTTCGGGGAGGTTCAGCCCATTCTCGATGCCCTTCCCATCGGCATCCAGGTTTACCAGATGAACCCGGATGGCCAGATCGTCTGCCGCATGGCCAACAAGGCCTTCGAGCGGATGTTCGATATGCGCCGCCATGCGGCTCTTGGAATGCACTGCGAGGCGCTGCTGAGCATCGGCACCGATACCAAGGCCGTCCGGCACCTGCGAACCTGCTTCGAGACCGGCAAGGTCATCACCTTTGACTGGCAGTACCGCGAAGCGCCGCACGATCGCCATTTCTTCCTTGAGTTTCATCCCATTGCCACTGCCGGCAACAAGGTGACGCAGGTTCTCGCCTCCTTCACCGATCGCACGCGCGAGAAGGCCGCCGATCGCCAGCGCCAGCACCTGGAGACGCACGACAGCCTCACCGGCCTGCCCAACCGGGTGTTGTTCGCCGATCACGTGGAGCAGGCCGTCAGCTCCGCCGAGCGCACGCTGGGCAAGGAGACCGCGCTTCTCATCATCAACGTCGATCGCTTCAAGCTCATCAACGAGAGCATGGGCCATGTGTCGGGCGATGAACTGCTCATCGCCATCGGCCGGCGCCTGCTGACCTGCTCCCGGCCCGATGACACGGTGGCGCGCCTCGCCAGCGACGAGTTCGCCATCCTGATGCGCGAAATCGAGGACCTCGACGAGGCGCTGACCGTCGCCGCCCGCATCCACAGCGAGATGAGCACCGTCTTCCTGGTGTCCAACCAGGAACTGTTCACCAGCATCAGCATCGGCATCGCCTCCACCCGCACCTCGGGCTGCGATGCCGACACCCTGCTGCGCGACGCGGACTTTGCCATGCACCAGGCCAAGTCCCGCGGCGGCGCGCATACGGAAGTCTACCACGACGACCTGCATCGCCGGGCGCGCAGCCTTTTCCGGCTGGAGAACGACCTCCGCAAGGCCGTTGACCGGGAGGAGCTGGAGCTGCACTACCAGCCGCTCATCGACCTGCAGAGCGGCTCCCTCATGGGCTTTGAGGCCCTGGCCCGCTGGAAGCACAAGGACCGCGGCTACGTTTCGCCTGCCGAGTTCATTCCGCTGGCGGAGGAAACCGGTCTCATCATTCCTATCGGCCGATGGGCGCTGGGCGAGGCCTGCCGCCAGCTGAGCGAATGGCGGACGCGCTTCGGCCCGGCCGCCGACCACCTCACCATGGGCGTCAACGTCTCGGGCATCCAGTTCGCGCGCGACAACCTCGCCAAGGTGGTCACCGATGCGCTGGCCCGCGCCGAACTGCCCGGCGACAGGCTCAAGCTGGAGATCACCGAGAGCGCCCTGGTCGAGAACCCCGATCTCGCCAACCAGGTGCTGCGCCAGCTGAAGGACCTCAACATCTGCCTGGCGCTTGATGACTTCGGCACCGGCTACTCGTCCCTCAGCTATCTCCAGCGCTTCCCCATCGACGTGCTGAAGATCGATCGTTCCTTCATCACCGACATGCTGGCGGTCCAGGACAACTACAAGATCGTCAATGTCATCCTGACGCTCGCCCGGAATCTGGGCAAGGAAACGGTCGCCGAGGGCATCGAGACCACCGAGCTGGCGGACACCCTGCGCTCCCTCGGCTGCCAGCAGGGCCAGGGCTTCCTGTTCGCCCGCGGCCTGTCGGCGATCGAAAGCACGGACTTCGTGCGCGCCTCCTTCCAGCTGAGCCCGGCCCGCTAG
- a CDS encoding NADH:ubiquinone oxidoreductase subunit NDUFA12, with the protein MGLLARTFTWWNNQTWGTWLFTKRRGELVGQDADGNQYYRERNGWKRWVIYNGDVEASRVPPEWHAWLHHTVDAPPSEKPPVVKPWEKPNQPNLTGTPAAYAPPGALQAGGVRAPATGDYEAWRPE; encoded by the coding sequence ATGGGCCTGTTAGCGCGGACTTTCACCTGGTGGAACAACCAGACCTGGGGCACGTGGCTGTTCACGAAGCGCCGGGGCGAACTGGTGGGACAGGACGCGGATGGAAACCAGTACTACCGCGAGCGGAATGGCTGGAAGCGGTGGGTGATCTATAACGGCGACGTCGAGGCAAGCCGCGTGCCGCCGGAATGGCACGCCTGGCTGCACCACACCGTTGATGCGCCGCCGAGCGAGAAGCCGCCGGTGGTGAAGCCGTGGGAAAAGCCGAACCAGCCCAACCTGACCGGCACCCCGGCCGCCTATGCGCCTCCGGGCGCGTTGCAGGCTGGCGGCGTGCGCGCGCCCGCCACGGGCGACTACGAGGCCTGGCGGCCTGAATAA
- the accB gene encoding acetyl-CoA carboxylase biotin carboxyl carrier protein gives MQVDKDLVRELAELLKDTDLSEIEVVDGERRVRVARQVAAANAVVAAPAPVQVAAAPAAPAAAAPAPAAPAEADLSKHPGVVPSPMVGTAYLAPEPGKPTFVSVGTQVKEGQTLLIIEAMKVMNPITAPRGGTVTQILVSNEQPVEFGEPLLIIE, from the coding sequence ATGCAGGTTGATAAAGATTTGGTTCGCGAGCTCGCGGAACTCTTGAAGGACACCGATCTCAGCGAGATCGAGGTTGTGGACGGCGAACGCCGCGTGCGCGTGGCCCGTCAGGTCGCCGCCGCCAATGCGGTCGTCGCCGCGCCTGCGCCGGTTCAGGTTGCCGCCGCACCGGCCGCTCCGGCTGCCGCAGCCCCCGCGCCTGCGGCTCCGGCCGAGGCCGACCTGTCCAAGCACCCGGGCGTCGTCCCCTCGCCGATGGTCGGCACCGCCTACCTGGCGCCTGAGCCCGGCAAACCGACGTTCGTTTCGGTTGGCACCCAGGTGAAGGAAGGCCAGACCCTTCTCATCATCGAAGCGATGAAGGTGATGAACCCCATCACGGCGCCGCGCGGCGGCACCGTCACGCAGATTCTGGTCAGCAACGAGCAGCCGGTTGAATTCGGCGAGCCGCTGCTGATCATTGAATGA
- a CDS encoding adenosylmethionine--8-amino-7-oxononanoate transaminase — protein sequence MAQAAGDNPRWLAEGRGHLWLPYTQMKTAPEPLPVVSAEGVRLRLADGTELVDGIASWWTVAHGYRHPHIEQAVKRQLETLPHVMLGGLAHEPAATLAARLAKMLPGDLDHVFFSESGSVSVEIALKMAVQYWLNKGERRTRFLSFTGGYHGDTFVTMSVCDPEEGMHTMFRGVVPEQLIADLPTDDETAARLDALLETHGHAIAAVVVEPLVQGAGGMKFHDAETLRRLRAACDRYGILLIFDEIFVGFARTGLGMFACAAAGVLPDIITLSKALTGGTLPLAATVARARVFDAFWDDDPLKALMHGPTYMGNALACAAANASLDLFEREDRLGQAQRIERQLSAELEPARGLPGVRDVRALGGIGVIELSHLGDAAWLKQRFRELGVWLRPFGTILYTTPPLTIGEGDLRHLTGALVTVAGEWSDRFGKGE from the coding sequence ATGGCACAGGCGGCAGGCGACAACCCGCGCTGGTTGGCTGAGGGACGGGGCCACCTCTGGCTGCCCTACACCCAGATGAAGACGGCGCCTGAGCCGCTGCCCGTCGTCTCGGCCGAGGGCGTGCGCCTGCGCCTGGCGGACGGCACGGAACTGGTCGATGGCATTGCCTCCTGGTGGACCGTGGCGCACGGCTACCGCCATCCGCACATCGAGCAGGCGGTGAAGCGCCAGCTGGAAACCCTGCCGCACGTGATGCTGGGCGGGCTGGCGCACGAGCCGGCGGCAACGCTCGCCGCCCGGCTGGCGAAGATGCTGCCCGGCGATCTCGACCACGTGTTCTTCAGCGAGTCCGGCTCCGTCTCGGTGGAGATCGCCCTCAAGATGGCGGTGCAGTACTGGCTCAACAAAGGCGAGCGGCGCACCCGCTTCCTCAGCTTTACGGGCGGTTACCATGGCGACACGTTCGTCACCATGAGCGTGTGCGACCCGGAAGAGGGAATGCATACGATGTTCCGGGGCGTGGTGCCGGAGCAGCTGATCGCGGACCTGCCGACGGATGACGAGACGGCCGCAAGGCTGGACGCGCTGCTGGAGACCCACGGCCACGCGATTGCCGCCGTGGTGGTGGAGCCGCTGGTGCAGGGCGCGGGCGGCATGAAATTCCATGATGCGGAGACGCTGCGCCGCCTGCGCGCGGCGTGCGACCGGTACGGAATCCTGTTGATCTTTGACGAGATTTTCGTCGGCTTCGCGCGGACGGGGCTGGGGATGTTCGCCTGCGCGGCGGCCGGGGTGCTGCCGGACATCATCACCCTCTCCAAGGCGCTGACCGGCGGCACGCTGCCGCTGGCGGCAACGGTGGCGCGTGCCCGCGTGTTCGACGCCTTCTGGGACGACGACCCCCTGAAGGCTCTGATGCACGGCCCCACCTACATGGGCAATGCGCTGGCCTGCGCGGCGGCCAACGCCTCGCTGGATTTGTTCGAGCGGGAAGACCGGCTGGGGCAGGCCCAACGCATCGAGCGCCAGCTAAGCGCGGAGCTGGAGCCTGCGCGGGGCCTGCCGGGCGTCAGGGACGTGCGGGCGCTGGGCGGCATCGGTGTCATCGAACTCTCCCACCTTGGCGACGCGGCATGGCTGAAGCAGCGCTTTCGCGAACTGGGGGTCTGGCTGCGCCCGTTCGGGACCATCCTCTACACCACGCCGCCGCTCACCATCGGCGAAGGCGACCTGCGGCACCTGACCGGGGCGCTGGTGACGGTGGCAGGCGAGTGGTCGGATCGATTCGGAAAAGGCGAATGA
- the thiS gene encoding sulfur carrier protein ThiS has translation MIQILLNGETKRLEGESTITDLLGTLGLEPGKVAVERNLEIVPKSAYEATKLADGDKLEIVHFVGGGDHGALDPAADTWTVAGRTFRSRLIVGTGKYKDFEETARAVEASGAEMVTVAVRRVNVSDRNQPMLTDFLDPKKYTYLPNTAGCYTAEDAIRTLRLAREAGGWNLVKLEVLGEQKTLYPDMVETLRATEVLAKDGFDVMVYCSDDPIMAKRVADAGACAIMPLGAPIGSGLGLQNPVMIRLMIEGSKLPVLVDAGVGTASDAAVAMELGCDAVLMNTAIAEAKNPIAMARAMKLAVEAGRLAYLAGRMPKKRYADPSSPLAGLI, from the coding sequence ATGATCCAGATCCTGCTGAATGGCGAAACGAAGCGGTTGGAGGGCGAGTCCACCATCACCGACCTCCTGGGCACGCTGGGGCTGGAGCCCGGCAAGGTGGCGGTGGAGCGGAATCTGGAGATCGTTCCCAAGTCCGCCTACGAGGCCACAAAGCTTGCCGATGGCGACAAGCTGGAAATCGTTCACTTCGTGGGCGGCGGCGATCACGGCGCGCTCGACCCGGCGGCGGACACCTGGACCGTGGCGGGCCGGACCTTCCGCTCCCGCCTGATCGTCGGCACCGGCAAGTACAAGGATTTCGAGGAGACCGCGCGGGCCGTCGAGGCCTCCGGCGCGGAGATGGTGACGGTGGCCGTGCGCCGCGTGAACGTCTCCGACCGCAACCAGCCCATGCTGACCGACTTCCTCGACCCGAAGAAGTACACCTACCTGCCCAACACGGCGGGTTGCTACACGGCGGAAGACGCCATCCGCACCCTGCGCCTCGCCCGCGAGGCCGGCGGCTGGAACCTGGTGAAGCTGGAAGTGCTGGGCGAGCAGAAGACCCTCTACCCGGATATGGTCGAAACGCTCCGGGCGACCGAAGTGCTGGCCAAGGACGGCTTTGATGTGATGGTCTACTGCTCGGATGACCCGATCATGGCCAAGCGGGTGGCGGACGCCGGCGCGTGCGCCATCATGCCGCTGGGCGCGCCCATCGGCTCCGGCCTTGGCCTGCAAAACCCGGTGATGATCCGCCTGATGATCGAGGGCTCCAAACTCCCGGTGCTCGTTGACGCAGGCGTCGGCACCGCCTCCGATGCCGCCGTCGCCATGGAACTGGGCTGCGACGCCGTGCTGATGAACACCGCCATCGCGGAAGCGAAGAACCCCATTGCCATGGCCCGTGCCATGAAGCTGGCAGTGGAAGCCGGGCGGCTGGCCTACCTCGCGGGCCGGATGCCCAAGAAGCGCTACGCCGACCCGTCCTCGCCGCTGGCGGGGCTGATTTGA
- the aat gene encoding leucyl/phenylalanyl-tRNA--protein transferase, with amino-acid sequence MHAPPHLTLTPALLIRAYAAGVFPMAEQRDSEEVFWVEPRRRGVLPLEGLHVPRSLAKTVRQDRFTVTVDHCFRDVMLACAEPKPGREQTWINDSILDAYTALHEKGFAHSVECWHEGKLVGGLYGVALGAAFFGESMFSRATDASKVALVHLVARLRVGRYQLLDTQFLTAHLAQFGTIEISRMDYRQRLRAALEAEGDFYAIDSYGENGGAPASVAPEKAGQLQPACYSPSPSAAAGASGGEEAEGGVSTTVSSPLSGKLILQLLTMTL; translated from the coding sequence ATGCACGCGCCTCCACATCTCACGCTGACGCCCGCGCTGCTGATCCGCGCCTATGCGGCTGGCGTATTTCCCATGGCCGAACAGCGCGACAGCGAGGAAGTGTTCTGGGTCGAGCCCCGGCGGCGGGGCGTCCTGCCGCTGGAGGGGCTGCATGTCCCCCGCTCGCTCGCCAAGACGGTCCGGCAGGACCGGTTCACGGTGACGGTCGACCACTGCTTCCGCGATGTCATGCTGGCCTGCGCCGAGCCGAAGCCGGGGCGGGAGCAGACCTGGATCAACGACAGCATTCTCGATGCCTACACCGCCCTGCATGAGAAGGGCTTCGCCCACTCGGTGGAGTGCTGGCACGAGGGCAAGCTGGTCGGCGGCCTTTACGGCGTGGCGCTGGGCGCGGCCTTCTTCGGCGAGAGCATGTTCAGCCGGGCGACGGATGCCTCAAAGGTAGCGCTCGTCCATCTGGTAGCCCGCCTCAGGGTTGGCCGCTATCAGCTGCTGGACACCCAGTTTCTGACCGCCCATCTGGCCCAGTTCGGCACCATTGAAATCAGCCGCATGGATTACCGCCAGCGGCTGCGCGCCGCGTTGGAGGCGGAGGGAGACTTCTACGCCATTGATTCCTATGGGGAGAATGGCGGCGCGCCTGCATCGGTTGCGCCAGAGAAGGCGGGCCAGCTTCAGCCGGCCTGTTATTCGCCGTCACCCTCGGCAGCTGCCGGGGCCTCGGGCGGGGAAGAGGCGGAAGGCGGGGTCAGCACCACCGTGTCTTCGCCCTTGTCAGGGAAGCTCATCTTGCAGCTCTTGACCATGACATTGTAG
- the bioD gene encoding dethiobiotin synthase yields the protein MSALFVTSTGTDIGKTHVSALLLRQLRAKGLNALGLKPVLSGYEDATLKDSDPARLLEAMGEAPSPEAIATISPWRFRAALSPDMAAKAEGRALPYAEMVTFCEETAARHEGPVLVEGVGGVMVPLDDTHTVLDWMADLGFPAILVAGTYLGTISHTLTALAVLEARRIAVKAVVLSETEGATVPLVETVATLRRFFNADIRVVPRGGDDKAPDLTDLLPE from the coding sequence GTGAGCGCCCTGTTTGTTACCTCGACCGGAACCGATATTGGCAAGACCCATGTGTCGGCCCTGCTGCTGCGCCAGCTGCGGGCCAAGGGCCTCAATGCCCTGGGCCTGAAGCCGGTGCTGAGCGGTTATGAGGATGCGACGCTGAAGGACTCGGACCCCGCCCGGCTGCTGGAAGCCATGGGCGAGGCCCCGAGCCCGGAGGCCATCGCCACCATCAGCCCGTGGCGGTTTCGCGCAGCCCTGTCGCCGGACATGGCGGCGAAGGCCGAAGGCCGGGCGCTGCCTTATGCGGAGATGGTGACGTTCTGCGAGGAAACCGCCGCCCGCCACGAAGGCCCGGTGCTGGTGGAGGGCGTCGGCGGCGTGATGGTGCCGCTGGATGACACCCACACCGTGCTCGACTGGATGGCCGACCTCGGATTTCCCGCCATTCTGGTGGCAGGGACCTACTTAGGGACCATCAGCCACACGCTGACGGCGCTGGCGGTGCTGGAAGCGCGGCGCATCGCGGTCAAGGCGGTGGTGCTCAGCGAGACCGAAGGCGCAACCGTGCCGCTGGTGGAGACGGTGGCCACACTGCGGCGTTTCTTTAATGCGGACATTCGCGTCGTGCCGCGCGGCGGAGACGATAAAGCGCCTGATTTGACCGATCTTCTGCCCGAATAA
- the accC gene encoding acetyl-CoA carboxylase biotin carboxylase subunit, whose translation MFEKVLIANRGEIALRIHRACREMGIKTVAVHSTADADAMHVRLADEAVCIGPPSPAQSYLNIPAIIAAAEITHADAVHPGYGFLSENAKFAEIVLEHGLTWIGPAPEHIQQMGDKVVAKKTAAELGLPLVPGSPGPLSSFEEAREIAAQIGYPVLIKAASGGGGRGMKVVQSEDELESLMGQAKSEAKAAFGDDTVYMEKYLSNPRHIEFQVLGDSHGNAIHLGERDCSLQRRHQKVLEEAPSPALSAQQREEMGEIVRKAIEKMGYVGAGTMEFLYEDEKFYFIEMNTRLQVEHPVTEMISGLDLVREQIRVAAGLPLSVTQKDVRLEGHAIECRINAEDPRTFTPAPGEVTDYHAPGGLHVRVDSALYDGYRIPPYYDSMIAKLIVYGQNRNDALMRLKRALEEYVIHGPKTTIPLHQALIENPDFLNGDYSIKWLEKWLAEQK comes from the coding sequence ATGTTTGAAAAAGTACTCATCGCCAATCGCGGCGAAATCGCCCTCCGCATCCATCGCGCATGTCGGGAAATGGGCATCAAGACCGTCGCGGTACACTCCACGGCCGATGCCGACGCCATGCACGTGCGGCTGGCCGACGAGGCGGTGTGCATCGGGCCGCCGTCTCCGGCCCAGTCCTACCTGAATATTCCGGCGATCATCGCCGCGGCGGAGATCACCCACGCCGACGCCGTTCACCCCGGCTACGGCTTCCTCTCCGAGAACGCCAAGTTCGCCGAGATCGTGCTGGAGCATGGCCTGACCTGGATCGGCCCCGCGCCCGAGCACATCCAGCAGATGGGCGACAAGGTGGTGGCGAAGAAGACCGCCGCCGAGCTGGGCCTGCCGCTGGTGCCGGGCTCGCCGGGCCCGCTCAGCAGCTTCGAGGAAGCCCGCGAGATCGCCGCGCAGATCGGCTATCCCGTGCTCATCAAGGCCGCCTCGGGCGGCGGCGGACGCGGCATGAAGGTCGTGCAGTCCGAGGACGAGCTGGAAAGCCTGATGGGCCAGGCGAAGTCCGAGGCCAAGGCCGCCTTCGGCGACGATACGGTCTACATGGAGAAGTACCTCTCCAACCCGCGCCACATCGAGTTCCAGGTGCTGGGCGACAGCCACGGCAACGCCATTCACCTGGGCGAGCGCGACTGCTCGCTCCAGCGCCGCCACCAGAAGGTGCTGGAGGAGGCCCCGTCGCCTGCCCTCAGCGCCCAGCAGCGCGAGGAAATGGGCGAGATCGTCCGCAAGGCCATCGAGAAGATGGGCTACGTCGGCGCGGGCACCATGGAATTCCTCTATGAGGACGAGAAGTTCTATTTCATCGAAATGAACACCCGTCTTCAGGTGGAGCACCCGGTCACCGAGATGATCTCCGGCCTCGATCTGGTGCGCGAGCAGATCCGCGTCGCCGCCGGCCTGCCGCTCTCCGTCACCCAGAAGGACGTGCGCCTCGAAGGCCACGCCATCGAGTGCCGCATCAACGCCGAGGACCCGCGCACCTTCACCCCCGCCCCCGGCGAGGTGACGGACTACCACGCGCCGGGCGGCCTGCACGTGCGCGTCGACAGCGCGCTCTACGATGGCTACCGCATCCCGCCCTACTACGATTCGATGATCGCCAAGCTCATCGTCTACGGGCAGAACCGCAACGATGCGCTGATGCGCCTCAAGCGCGCCCTTGAGGAGTATGTGATCCACGGTCCCAAGACCACGATCCCGCTCCACCAGGCGCTGATCGAGAACCCGGACTTCCTGAACGGCGACTATTCGATCAAATGGCTGGAGAAGTGGCTGGCCGAGCAGAAGTAA
- the bioF gene encoding 8-amino-7-oxononanoate synthase, translating to MKSLNDMAEAKLEALEKLRLRRSLAVSDRLPDAAVERDGKRLVSFSCNDYLNLSHDPRVIEAAVLATQRYGVGAGASRLVTGNHPLFAELEMRLARLKGTEDCIVFGSGYLANTGILPVLAGSTDLILADELSHACLLSGARLSGAKTLTFRHNDMAHLKELLDAHRGAHPHCLVVTDGVFSMDGDMPPLPELAALCAQHDAWLLTDDAHGVGVVGGGRGSSFAFGEKVPEKVHVPLQMGTLSKAIGGYGGYLCASRPVIDLMRTRARTFVFSTGLPPASVAAAIAALDIIAGDPKLCARPVELARLFCWQMGLPAPQSPIVPVIVGEAARALRLSAALAEAGFLVTAIRPPTVPRGTARLRFTFTARHEPEDVERLAETLQRLMSVEEVA from the coding sequence ATGAAAAGCCTGAACGATATGGCTGAGGCGAAGCTGGAGGCGCTGGAGAAGCTGCGCCTGCGCCGCTCCCTTGCTGTCAGCGACCGGCTGCCCGATGCGGCGGTCGAGCGGGACGGCAAGCGGCTCGTCTCCTTCAGTTGCAACGATTACCTGAACCTCAGCCACGACCCGCGGGTCATCGAGGCGGCGGTTCTGGCGACGCAGCGCTATGGCGTGGGGGCAGGGGCATCGCGCCTTGTCACCGGCAACCATCCGCTGTTCGCGGAACTGGAGATGCGGCTCGCGCGCCTCAAGGGCACGGAGGATTGCATCGTCTTCGGCTCGGGGTATCTCGCCAACACCGGCATCCTGCCCGTGCTGGCGGGCTCCACGGACCTTATCCTGGCGGACGAGCTGAGCCATGCCTGCCTGCTTTCCGGCGCGCGGCTCTCGGGCGCGAAGACGCTGACCTTTCGCCACAACGATATGGCGCACCTCAAGGAACTGCTGGACGCGCACCGGGGCGCGCACCCCCACTGCCTCGTGGTGACGGACGGCGTCTTCTCCATGGATGGGGACATGCCGCCGCTGCCCGAACTGGCGGCGCTGTGCGCGCAGCATGACGCATGGCTCTTGACCGACGATGCCCACGGCGTCGGCGTGGTGGGCGGCGGGCGCGGCTCCAGCTTCGCCTTCGGGGAGAAGGTCCCAGAAAAGGTGCATGTGCCGCTCCAGATGGGCACGCTTTCCAAGGCCATCGGCGGCTATGGCGGGTATCTGTGCGCCTCAAGGCCGGTCATCGACCTGATGCGGACGCGGGCGCGCACCTTCGTGTTCTCGACCGGCCTGCCGCCTGCCAGCGTGGCGGCGGCGATCGCGGCGCTCGATATCATCGCGGGCGATCCGAAGCTGTGCGCCCGACCTGTCGAGTTGGCCCGGTTGTTCTGCTGGCAGATGGGGCTGCCCGCGCCCCAAAGCCCGATCGTGCCGGTGATCGTGGGCGAGGCGGCCAGGGCCTTGCGGCTGAGCGCGGCGCTGGCCGAGGCGGGCTTCCTCGTCACTGCCATCCGCCCGCCGACCGTGCCGCGCGGCACGGCCCGGCTGCGCTTCACCTTCACCGCCCGGCATGAACCGGAGGATGTGGAGCGGCTGGCGGAGACCCTGCAGCGGCTGATGAGCGTGGAGGAGGTTGCGTGA
- the mlaD gene encoding outer membrane lipid asymmetry maintenance protein MlaD, translating into MQLKESLVEALIGAVVLAVAALFLVYAYSNTAVGRAGSGYPLVARFPSAVGVNVGTDVRISGIKVGTVTKQELDPQTFQAKVTFTVQNDVQLPVDTIAKIASEGILGGSYIDLSPGGEMDTLKPGEEIEQTQGSVDLMSLIGRAIYSAGGNKSEGGETPPPASAE; encoded by the coding sequence ATGCAGCTCAAAGAAAGCCTGGTCGAAGCGCTGATTGGCGCAGTGGTGCTGGCGGTTGCCGCCCTGTTCCTTGTCTACGCCTACAGCAACACCGCCGTGGGGCGCGCGGGCAGCGGCTATCCGCTGGTGGCGCGGTTCCCCAGCGCCGTGGGCGTCAACGTGGGCACGGACGTGCGGATCTCCGGCATCAAGGTCGGCACAGTCACCAAGCAGGAGCTGGACCCGCAGACCTTCCAGGCCAAGGTGACCTTCACCGTGCAGAACGACGTGCAGCTGCCGGTCGATACCATCGCCAAGATCGCCTCCGAGGGCATTCTGGGCGGCAGCTACATCGACCTGTCGCCGGGCGGCGAGATGGACACGCTGAAGCCGGGTGAGGAAATCGAGCAGACGCAGGGTTCGGTCGATCTGATGAGCCTCATCGGCCGGGCCATCTACAGCGCAGGCGGCAACAAGTCCGAGGGCGGCGAGACGCCGCCTCCGGCGAGCGCGGAGTAA